One segment of Halomonas sp. TD01 DNA contains the following:
- the smc gene encoding chromosome segregation protein SMC — protein sequence MRLTSIRLVGFKSFVDPVTVPFDGNMTAIVGPNGCGKSNIIDAVRWVMGESSAKTLRGESMADVIFNGSTGRKPISQASIELKFDNRDGGMGGVYAQYSEIAVKRLVTRDGQSNYFFNGQKCRRRDIADLFMGTGLGPRSYAIIGQGMISRLIEARPDDLRATLEEAAGISKYKERRRETENRMRRTQENLERLDDIREELDKQLERLKRQAEAAKRYQELKQQEYRLKGELALVRGRALRAEQSHQESRVRELEIAVEKDVFGVRQCETRLEQAREQHDELADVLDRHQQQFFETTTRIARLEQDQAHRRSREAQLASDIATARRDLDEQRRVSEGDQERFVAIEARLEDLLPEHEALEEQLETLEQTLADATPVLEAAEQQWADAENHWRDASREADRSQDQLRDLEQRIARMQAQNQRRRQQRGELADVTELRNEHAECQAQREEAEQRAEAFQAERDQWQQRYSDAKTAYQQASQARDHQRAELTQHQGELSSLKALIDAALADHDPDLSDALVAQGLADAPRLGEAISVAPGWERVISWLLAPWLNARLVSANQLTALPNALATDWCLIDQAERPASSAQRLDSLVKGAGALGGWLSSIHYAETNEDADARLADLAPGESVVSREGVWRGRGWLHQQANGEGVDALLVTRRRFDELDARLTQDEDALALLDEQCEAASEAIEALEQTREQQAEQERAHAAVLQQLAVKEQRLAQRLEHLESRATELDDELAQLQEDEAELTLTLEEQRARWHAAMEQLEAATEARETSAEHRGHQREQRDLLNQQHAPMKARQQALALERERLNAERDSLRAQQSRSSDSEERLSLRIAELEESREMLVEPDELAAEELEELLHQREQQERRLNDTRQQAQALAEQLRNDELARQQHERNLEQSREQLQQRRMDVQALALKAATQDEQLAELGHDPDVLAEHLPSDASETAWQERLENTTDKIRRLGAINLAAIEEYDQQAERRNYLEAQHAELTEALETLERAIKRIDQETRVRFRETFDQVNTGLQTLFPRVFGGGAAWLTLTGDDLLETGVAIMARPPGKKNSTIHLLSGGEKALTALSLVFAIFQLNPAPFCMLDEVDAPLDDANVGRYAKLVKEMSESVQFIYITHNKIAMEAAERLMGVTMQEPGVSRLVSVGIDEAAALVD from the coding sequence ATGCGCTTAACCTCTATTCGTCTTGTTGGGTTCAAGTCTTTTGTTGATCCAGTAACGGTGCCTTTCGATGGCAATATGACTGCCATCGTTGGGCCAAATGGCTGTGGCAAATCCAATATCATCGATGCAGTGCGCTGGGTAATGGGGGAGTCCTCCGCTAAAACTCTGCGCGGCGAATCCATGGCTGATGTTATTTTCAACGGCTCCACGGGCCGTAAGCCGATCAGTCAAGCTTCTATCGAGCTCAAATTCGATAACCGCGATGGCGGTATGGGCGGCGTTTACGCTCAGTACTCAGAAATTGCGGTAAAACGCTTAGTCACCCGCGACGGCCAATCCAATTACTTCTTTAACGGTCAAAAGTGCCGTCGGCGAGATATCGCCGACCTGTTTATGGGCACCGGTTTAGGCCCACGTTCTTACGCCATTATTGGCCAGGGAATGATTTCACGGCTAATCGAAGCACGTCCCGATGACCTGCGTGCCACGCTTGAAGAGGCTGCCGGTATTTCAAAATACAAAGAGCGCCGCCGGGAAACCGAAAACCGCATGCGCCGCACTCAGGAGAACTTGGAACGCCTGGATGATATCCGTGAAGAACTGGACAAACAGCTCGAACGTCTCAAGCGTCAGGCAGAAGCAGCCAAGCGCTATCAAGAGTTAAAACAGCAGGAGTACCGCCTAAAAGGCGAGCTGGCGTTAGTGCGCGGACGTGCATTGCGCGCTGAGCAATCTCATCAAGAGAGCCGAGTACGCGAGCTGGAAATTGCGGTAGAGAAAGATGTCTTTGGCGTGCGCCAGTGTGAAACGCGCCTGGAACAAGCGCGCGAACAGCACGATGAACTGGCCGATGTACTGGATCGCCATCAGCAACAGTTTTTTGAAACCACCACCCGTATTGCCCGCCTGGAGCAAGATCAAGCGCACCGACGCAGTCGTGAAGCTCAATTGGCCAGCGATATAGCAACGGCCCGCCGCGATCTTGACGAACAGCGTCGGGTCAGCGAAGGCGACCAGGAGCGTTTTGTCGCCATAGAGGCTCGCTTGGAGGATTTGCTTCCGGAGCATGAAGCCCTTGAAGAGCAGCTAGAGACGCTTGAGCAAACGTTAGCGGATGCGACTCCCGTCCTAGAAGCTGCCGAACAGCAGTGGGCAGATGCGGAGAATCACTGGCGCGATGCCAGTCGGGAAGCGGACCGTAGCCAAGACCAGTTACGCGACTTAGAGCAGCGCATTGCGCGCATGCAGGCGCAAAATCAGCGCCGCCGTCAACAGCGTGGCGAACTTGCAGATGTCACTGAATTGCGTAACGAACACGCTGAATGCCAAGCCCAGCGAGAAGAGGCTGAGCAACGTGCTGAAGCCTTCCAAGCCGAACGTGACCAGTGGCAGCAACGCTATAGCGATGCCAAAACAGCTTATCAACAGGCCTCCCAGGCTCGTGATCACCAGCGTGCCGAATTAACTCAACATCAAGGCGAACTCTCGTCACTAAAGGCGTTAATTGATGCTGCCCTAGCAGATCACGACCCTGATTTAAGTGACGCATTAGTGGCTCAAGGCTTAGCCGATGCGCCACGGCTCGGTGAAGCGATTAGTGTGGCACCTGGCTGGGAGCGAGTGATTTCCTGGCTGCTTGCGCCGTGGTTAAACGCCCGCTTAGTGTCTGCGAACCAGCTAACCGCGCTACCTAACGCCCTTGCCACTGATTGGTGCTTGATTGATCAAGCTGAGCGGCCTGCGTCATCAGCGCAGCGCTTGGATTCGTTGGTGAAGGGAGCCGGTGCGTTAGGGGGGTGGTTATCAAGTATTCACTACGCTGAAACGAACGAAGATGCTGATGCGCGGTTAGCTGACTTAGCGCCAGGGGAGAGTGTTGTCAGTCGGGAAGGCGTGTGGCGCGGGCGCGGCTGGCTGCACCAGCAGGCTAACGGTGAAGGCGTCGATGCACTGCTGGTCACACGCCGCCGGTTTGATGAATTAGACGCCCGTCTCACACAGGATGAAGACGCGTTAGCGTTGCTGGATGAGCAGTGCGAAGCCGCGAGCGAAGCTATTGAGGCGCTAGAGCAAACCCGCGAGCAGCAGGCCGAGCAAGAGCGTGCCCACGCGGCTGTGCTTCAGCAACTTGCAGTGAAAGAGCAGCGACTAGCCCAACGTCTGGAACATTTAGAGAGTCGCGCCACTGAGTTGGATGATGAACTCGCTCAGCTACAAGAGGATGAGGCGGAGTTAACGCTCACTCTAGAAGAGCAGCGCGCTCGATGGCATGCCGCGATGGAGCAACTGGAAGCCGCTACCGAAGCCCGTGAAACCAGCGCTGAACATCGCGGCCATCAGCGTGAGCAGCGTGACCTGTTAAATCAACAGCATGCTCCTATGAAGGCGCGTCAGCAGGCATTGGCACTAGAGCGAGAGCGGTTGAACGCTGAACGGGATAGCCTACGTGCCCAGCAAAGTCGCAGTAGCGACAGCGAAGAGCGCCTTTCGCTACGTATTGCTGAGTTAGAAGAGTCGCGGGAAATGCTGGTAGAGCCCGATGAGTTGGCTGCCGAAGAGTTAGAAGAGCTGCTACACCAGCGCGAGCAGCAGGAACGCCGCCTCAATGACACACGCCAGCAAGCCCAGGCATTGGCGGAGCAGCTGCGCAATGATGAGCTGGCCCGCCAGCAGCATGAGCGTAACTTGGAGCAAAGTCGTGAACAGTTGCAGCAGCGCCGTATGGATGTACAAGCGCTGGCGCTTAAGGCGGCTACTCAGGATGAACAATTAGCAGAACTGGGCCATGACCCAGATGTTCTGGCCGAGCATCTGCCTAGCGATGCCAGTGAAACTGCTTGGCAGGAACGGTTGGAAAACACGACAGATAAGATTCGCCGTTTAGGTGCCATCAACCTTGCGGCAATCGAAGAGTACGATCAACAGGCCGAACGGCGTAACTATCTGGAAGCGCAGCACGCTGAGCTTACGGAAGCATTGGAAACCTTAGAGCGGGCTATTAAACGCATCGATCAGGAAACCCGCGTGCGTTTTCGAGAAACATTCGATCAAGTTAACACTGGCCTACAAACGCTATTTCCACGGGTGTTTGGCGGAGGGGCTGCTTGGTTAACGCTCACTGGGGATGATTTGCTAGAAACCGGTGTGGCAATTATGGCGCGACCGCCAGGTAAGAAAAACAGCACCATTCACCTATTGTCGGGTGGTGAAAAGGCGCTAACAGCACTGTCGTTGGTTTTTGCAATTTTTCAGCTGAATCCTGCGCCTTTCTGCATGCTGGACGAGGTAGATGCCCCGTTGGATGATGCCAACGTAGGGCGCTATGCCAAACTTGTTAAAGAAATGTCAGAAAGCGTTCAGTTTATCTATATCACCCACAATAAAATCGCGATGGAGGCCGCCGAGCGCTTAATGGGGGTCACCATGCAGGAGCCTGGTGTGTCGAGGCTTGTATCGGTGGGTATTGATGAGGCTGCTGCGCTGGTTGATTGA
- the ccmB gene encoding heme exporter protein CcmB, which translates to MSMHAPSGGLMVAISATFKRDLTLLLRRRGEVLNPLVFFALVITLFPIGISPDPQLLAEIAPGLLWVAALLAALLSLDSLFRSDYDDGSLEQLLLAPQPLAALSLAKVAVHWLLTGLPLALMAPILGIMLALPAGSYVVLAISLALGTASLSLIGAIGAALTVGLARGGVLLSLLVLPLYIPVLIFGAGAVQAAILGDGIAAHLAILGALLAISLMLAPWAIAASLRISING; encoded by the coding sequence ATGTCGATGCATGCGCCTTCTGGTGGGCTCATGGTTGCCATTAGTGCCACTTTTAAGCGAGATCTAACGCTTTTGCTACGCCGTCGTGGTGAAGTGCTTAACCCACTGGTGTTCTTTGCCTTGGTGATAACGCTCTTTCCGATCGGTATTTCACCTGATCCCCAGCTGCTAGCGGAAATAGCGCCTGGGCTGTTGTGGGTGGCGGCGTTGCTGGCGGCACTGCTTTCTCTGGATAGTCTTTTCCGGAGTGACTATGACGACGGCAGTTTGGAGCAGCTACTGCTAGCCCCTCAGCCGCTGGCGGCTCTTAGCCTTGCTAAAGTTGCCGTTCACTGGTTGCTGACAGGACTACCTTTGGCACTAATGGCGCCGATTTTAGGTATCATGTTGGCACTTCCTGCTGGTAGTTACGTGGTTTTAGCGATCTCGCTGGCATTGGGAACCGCAAGTCTCAGCTTGATTGGTGCGATTGGCGCGGCGCTTACCGTCGGGTTGGCTCGAGGTGGTGTATTGCTGTCCCTGCTGGTGTTGCCGCTCTATATTCCGGTTCTTATTTTTGGCGCGGGCGCCGTACAAGCCGCCATTTTAGGCGATGGTATCGCGGCACATCTTGCTATTTTAGGCGCACTTTTAGCGATTTCGTTAATGCTAGCACCCTGGGCTATCGCCGCATCGCTACGCATCAGCATCAACGGTTAA
- the ccmI gene encoding c-type cytochrome biogenesis protein CcmI, with product MTPLWIAIALLLLPALWLMIAPMRGARTLRDQLDHFEANDTADEQNVAIFKRRLASLEAAYERGDMDEERFKEDRLELERSLLEDTATRTKRPLKTATAGRLAVPLVMVAVVGASTFWYQQNGAEGDLTLYAIQQEVQNDPDGSLAMYLERMEAEAMRQPNNPNVWSSLFPLYRETGQADKAADALERLIAIEGRIPPLLAQLAQLRFFMAGRELTPEVQSLVDETLAQDPRQPTVLGLLGIHAFDNGDYETAVDRWRRAVANIEDPDTASSLREGIRVAQERLGIAPETAAVETAQSQGVRVTVSLDEALMDNVSDDASVFITARDMEGELPPLAVIRAQVSELPMTVVLDDTAAMSPQAQISQVRETRLVVRVSQSGQATPQPGDLFGDLESVSVGTISEDDAANVVIDRVFE from the coding sequence ATGACACCGCTGTGGATTGCGATTGCTTTACTATTACTGCCCGCGCTTTGGTTAATGATAGCGCCGATGCGCGGTGCCCGAACGCTGCGTGACCAACTAGATCACTTTGAAGCAAACGATACTGCTGATGAGCAAAACGTGGCAATTTTTAAGCGCCGTTTGGCTTCGCTAGAAGCTGCTTACGAACGTGGCGATATGGATGAAGAGCGGTTTAAAGAAGACCGCCTAGAGTTAGAGCGTAGCCTATTAGAAGACACTGCCACCCGTACTAAGCGCCCCTTAAAGACGGCGACGGCAGGCAGGCTTGCTGTTCCCTTGGTTATGGTGGCTGTGGTGGGAGCGAGTACATTTTGGTATCAGCAAAACGGCGCAGAAGGCGATTTAACGCTTTACGCTATTCAGCAAGAAGTGCAAAACGACCCCGATGGCTCACTGGCCATGTATTTAGAGCGCATGGAAGCAGAAGCCATGCGTCAACCGAATAATCCCAATGTATGGAGTTCGCTGTTTCCGCTTTACCGTGAAACCGGTCAGGCCGACAAAGCAGCTGATGCGTTAGAGCGGTTGATTGCTATTGAAGGGCGTATTCCTCCGCTGCTCGCCCAGCTTGCTCAACTGCGATTTTTTATGGCAGGGCGCGAACTGACCCCCGAGGTACAGTCGTTAGTGGACGAGACGCTAGCGCAAGATCCACGCCAGCCCACGGTGCTTGGCTTGCTGGGTATTCATGCGTTTGATAATGGTGATTATGAAACGGCGGTAGATCGCTGGCGTCGCGCTGTTGCAAACATCGAAGATCCCGATACGGCATCCTCTTTACGTGAAGGCATTCGCGTTGCTCAAGAGCGTTTAGGTATAGCGCCAGAAACAGCGGCGGTTGAAACCGCCCAAAGCCAAGGCGTGCGTGTGACCGTCTCATTAGACGAAGCGCTGATGGATAATGTAAGCGACGATGCTAGCGTGTTTATTACCGCCCGCGACATGGAGGGCGAGTTGCCGCCGCTCGCTGTTATTCGTGCCCAGGTGTCAGAGCTTCCCATGACAGTCGTACTGGATGACACCGCAGCCATGTCACCTCAAGCGCAAATCTCACAGGTACGTGAAACACGCTTAGTCGTTCGTGTTTCTCAATCTGGTCAGGCAACCCCTCAGCCAGGCGATCTCTTTGGTGATCTGGAGAGCGTTAGCGTTGGAACGATTAGTGAGGATGATGCGGCAAATGTTGTTATTGACCGCGTTTTTGAATAA
- a CDS encoding cytochrome c-type biogenesis protein, producing MALIRLMLTVALLALTSSALAAGIEIREFDDPVMEQRYRDLTASMRCPLCENQAIDDSDAPISGDMRERVYQLLKDGQSDIEIVNHMVQRFGEYILYNPRLENRTYLLWGLPIGLVLLGVIVVVMMVRARRNASAKALSAEERARLDALINRERSS from the coding sequence ATGGCGCTAATACGCTTAATGCTTACCGTCGCGCTGCTGGCACTGACCAGCAGCGCGTTGGCTGCTGGTATCGAGATACGAGAGTTTGACGATCCTGTTATGGAGCAGCGCTATCGCGACCTGACTGCTTCAATGCGCTGCCCTCTGTGTGAGAACCAAGCAATTGATGATTCTGATGCGCCAATTTCCGGTGATATGCGTGAGCGCGTTTATCAGTTGCTAAAGGATGGTCAATCGGATATCGAGATTGTTAACCACATGGTGCAGCGGTTTGGAGAGTACATTCTTTATAACCCGCGCTTAGAAAACCGTACTTACCTGTTGTGGGGATTACCGATAGGGTTAGTGCTGCTCGGCGTGATTGTCGTCGTGATGATGGTTCGCGCTCGGCGTAATGCCTCAGCGAAGGCGCTTAGCGCCGAAGAGCGTGCCCGCCTGGATGCCCTGATTAACCGCGAGAGGTCTTCATGA
- a CDS encoding heme lyase CcmF/NrfE family subunit, translated as MFIKMIPEIGHFALVIALLMAVIQAVMPLAGAATRRPLWMAYGKPMATGQFFFVAIAYLCLTASYMLDDFSVANVANNSNSLLPWYYKFSAVWGNHEGSVLLWSLMLAGWGYAASVFSGDLPRDMVARVQGIMGMVCVGFLLFILMTSNPFERLLPNMPQDGADLNPLLQDFGLVVHPPMLYMGYVGFSVVFAFAIAALLGGRLDAAWTRWARPWTNVAWAFLTVGIALGSWWAYYELGWGGWWFWDPVENASLLPWLTGTALVHSLAVTEKRGSFKSWTVLLAISTFSLSLMGTFLVRSGVLTSVHAFANDPSRGFFILMLLAITVTLSLLVFALRAPRVSHKVGFNWLSRDSLLLVNNILLVIMTVTVLLGTVYPLILDSLGLGKISVGPPYFNALFVPLTVLMCMFMGLGPIARWKSMNASELWRKLWLSGAAALVLGGAMPLLYGGEWNLWVSLGIISALWIVLPIVRDLFDKTRHASSFMAGLRKLSLAYWGMVLGHVGIAVTIVGVAVVSNYNIERNVRMSPGTTVEVAGYQFTMTELTNRRGPNFLADTSIIQVQRGDSGRSFVMRPEKRLYLATGMPMTQVALRPGLFRDLYVAMGEDLGDGSYAMRVQYKPFVRWLWLGGLLMAFGGILAIVDKRYRRVVSRKAPANAASATPESGMSKEATV; from the coding sequence ATGTTCATCAAAATGATTCCTGAAATCGGCCACTTTGCTCTGGTCATTGCCCTGTTGATGGCCGTGATTCAAGCTGTGATGCCGCTCGCAGGTGCAGCTACTCGTCGCCCGTTATGGATGGCTTATGGCAAGCCTATGGCAACAGGGCAGTTCTTCTTTGTTGCCATTGCCTATTTGTGCCTAACGGCCAGTTACATGCTGGACGACTTCAGCGTGGCGAATGTCGCCAATAATTCAAACTCACTGCTGCCCTGGTACTACAAGTTTAGTGCCGTATGGGGAAACCATGAAGGGTCGGTATTGCTGTGGAGCTTGATGTTGGCTGGCTGGGGTTATGCCGCTTCAGTGTTCTCCGGCGATTTGCCTCGCGACATGGTGGCACGTGTGCAAGGCATCATGGGAATGGTCTGCGTTGGCTTCCTGCTGTTTATCTTGATGACTTCCAACCCATTCGAGCGACTATTGCCGAACATGCCTCAAGACGGGGCCGATCTTAATCCGCTGCTGCAGGACTTCGGGTTGGTTGTACATCCTCCCATGCTCTACATGGGGTATGTGGGTTTCTCAGTGGTATTTGCATTTGCGATTGCCGCACTGCTGGGTGGGCGTTTAGACGCTGCCTGGACCCGCTGGGCGCGCCCCTGGACTAATGTGGCCTGGGCATTTCTTACCGTAGGCATTGCACTTGGTAGTTGGTGGGCTTATTACGAGCTTGGCTGGGGCGGTTGGTGGTTCTGGGACCCGGTCGAAAACGCCTCATTGCTGCCCTGGTTAACAGGAACGGCGCTGGTGCACTCGTTGGCGGTCACAGAAAAGCGCGGCTCTTTTAAAAGCTGGACGGTGCTGCTGGCTATTTCAACCTTCTCGCTGTCACTAATGGGCACGTTCCTAGTGCGCTCTGGTGTACTAACTTCAGTGCACGCGTTTGCTAATGACCCTTCTCGCGGCTTCTTTATCTTGATGCTGCTGGCAATTACTGTGACGTTGTCACTGCTGGTATTTGCACTGCGCGCCCCTCGTGTGAGCCATAAAGTCGGGTTTAATTGGTTATCCCGTGACTCATTGTTGTTGGTCAATAATATTCTACTGGTCATTATGACGGTCACCGTGCTGTTAGGGACGGTCTATCCGCTAATTTTGGACTCTCTTGGGCTAGGCAAAATCAGTGTTGGGCCTCCTTACTTTAATGCGCTTTTTGTGCCGTTAACGGTACTCATGTGCATGTTTATGGGGCTTGGCCCCATTGCCCGCTGGAAAAGTATGAATGCCAGTGAGCTGTGGCGTAAGCTCTGGCTATCCGGCGCTGCTGCGCTAGTGCTAGGCGGTGCGATGCCTTTGCTATATGGCGGCGAATGGAATTTGTGGGTGTCCTTGGGGATTATTTCGGCACTCTGGATCGTGCTGCCTATCGTGCGCGATCTATTCGACAAAACCCGCCATGCCAGCTCCTTTATGGCCGGGCTGCGTAAGCTGTCGCTAGCGTACTGGGGCATGGTGCTTGGTCATGTGGGAATTGCGGTCACCATCGTCGGTGTGGCGGTTGTTTCCAATTACAACATCGAGCGCAACGTGCGGATGTCACCGGGCACGACTGTTGAAGTGGCCGGTTATCAGTTCACCATGACTGAGCTGACAAATCGCCGAGGCCCCAACTTCCTGGCAGACACGTCCATCATTCAGGTACAGCGCGGCGACTCTGGGCGTAGCTTTGTGATGCGTCCAGAAAAACGTCTCTATCTTGCGACGGGTATGCCAATGACCCAGGTGGCGCTTCGCCCAGGGCTGTTCCGTGACCTTTATGTAGCCATGGGGGAAGATTTAGGCGACGGTAGCTATGCGATGCGTGTTCAATACAAACCGTTTGTACGCTGGCTATGGCTTGGCGGGTTGCTGATGGCCTTCGGTGGCATTCTGGCGATAGTCGATAAGCGATACCGCCGTGTCGTATCGCGCAAAGCGCCTGCTAACGCAGCCTCTGCAACGCCTGAGTCTGGAATGTCTAAGGAAGCTACGGTATGA
- the ccmE gene encoding cytochrome c maturation protein CcmE has protein sequence MTPKRKQKLFVILGLVSLTAIAVGLTLYALRSNINLFFSPVQIAQGDAPMERQIRAGGMVKEGSVSRDPESLDVEFTVTDYVDDLNVYYSGILPDLFREGQGVVVVGELQADGRLYADKVLARHDENYMPPEVAQALEEAGYSPADFQAKAAEVGKRLEQEGTPKASDY, from the coding sequence ATGACGCCTAAACGTAAACAGAAGCTGTTCGTTATTTTAGGGTTGGTTTCATTAACCGCGATAGCGGTGGGGCTAACCCTTTATGCGCTGCGCTCCAATATCAATTTATTTTTTAGCCCAGTACAAATTGCTCAGGGCGATGCGCCTATGGAGCGCCAGATTCGCGCGGGTGGAATGGTTAAAGAGGGCTCGGTGTCGCGAGACCCCGAAAGCCTTGATGTTGAATTTACCGTGACGGATTACGTCGATGACTTAAACGTCTATTACAGCGGGATTCTGCCGGACCTCTTCCGTGAGGGGCAGGGCGTGGTCGTAGTAGGTGAGCTACAGGCAGATGGGCGCTTATATGCCGATAAAGTCTTAGCTCGCCACGATGAAAATTATATGCCGCCTGAGGTGGCGCAAGCATTGGAAGAAGCAGGTTACTCTCCGGCAGATTTTCAGGCAAAAGCGGCCGAAGTGGGTAAGCGTTTGGAGCAGGAAGGCACCCCCAAAGCAAGCGATTATTAA
- the ccmD gene encoding heme exporter protein CcmD has translation MAFSSLNEFFAMGGHWLYVWAAWGITALLMLVIVWHARQERSQLLKGVKRRVRRQNAHSQSAQVPVNSAQRDVRNDA, from the coding sequence ATGGCTTTTTCCTCGCTCAATGAATTTTTTGCCATGGGTGGTCACTGGCTCTATGTTTGGGCTGCTTGGGGCATTACTGCGTTGTTGATGCTGGTAATAGTTTGGCATGCGCGCCAAGAGCGCAGCCAACTTCTGAAAGGCGTAAAGCGCCGCGTGCGCCGCCAAAACGCTCACTCCCAGTCCGCGCAAGTACCGGTTAACTCTGCTCAAAGGGACGTTCGTAATGACGCCTAA
- a CDS encoding DsbE family thiol:disulfide interchange protein, giving the protein MTRRLLLLLLPIGFLGIALFLYQGLGRDPSHRDSALMARQFPAFEATTLRDENRQVDQALLTGDVTLVNVWGEWCPACKQEMPQLLELADQGIRMVGINYRDTREKGLEFLSEFGDPFEVNIFDPDGSLGFDLGVYGAPETFLVDADGVIRYHHKGYVSPEDVRERILPEVEKWR; this is encoded by the coding sequence ATGACACGTCGCCTGTTGCTTTTACTGCTGCCCATTGGCTTTTTGGGGATCGCACTATTTCTGTATCAGGGGCTAGGGCGCGACCCCTCGCACCGTGACTCTGCGTTAATGGCCAGACAGTTTCCTGCGTTTGAAGCCACAACACTGCGCGATGAAAACCGCCAAGTTGATCAAGCATTGTTAACTGGTGACGTCACCCTGGTGAATGTATGGGGCGAGTGGTGCCCTGCCTGTAAGCAGGAAATGCCGCAGCTGCTGGAATTGGCTGATCAGGGAATTCGCATGGTCGGCATTAACTATCGAGATACTCGCGAAAAAGGGCTGGAATTTTTGAGTGAGTTTGGTGATCCCTTTGAAGTGAATATCTTTGATCCCGACGGTAGCCTTGGCTTTGATTTGGGGGTTTACGGCGCGCCGGAAACCTTCCTGGTTGATGCTGACGGCGTCATTCGCTACCACCACAAAGGCTACGTGTCACCGGAAGACGTTCGTGAACGCATTTTGCCGGAGGTGGAAAAATGGCGCTAA
- the ccmA gene encoding cytochrome c biogenesis heme-transporting ATPase CcmA has protein sequence MSLCLQARQLACERDDRWLFEGLDLDIQRGEIVRIEGPNGSGKTTLLKILSGQLSDYHGDIYWNGDSMREVREHFLANLLYLGHAPGVKAGLSPLENLAWYQALSGEKGDDYQREEALAQVGLSGFEDVPAGQLSAGQQRRVALARLTLTQRALWVLDEPFTAIDRHGVAALEAQLVAHANAGGCVLVTTHHELTASSVLRRVQLG, from the coding sequence TTGAGCCTCTGCCTGCAAGCCCGACAGCTAGCCTGTGAGCGCGATGACCGCTGGCTGTTTGAGGGGCTAGACCTTGATATTCAGCGTGGCGAAATTGTCCGCATCGAAGGCCCTAACGGGAGCGGCAAAACCACGTTGTTGAAAATTCTCTCAGGCCAATTGAGCGACTACCATGGCGACATTTATTGGAATGGCGACTCAATGCGCGAGGTGCGTGAACATTTTCTCGCCAATCTACTCTATTTAGGACATGCCCCTGGCGTAAAAGCAGGCCTTTCTCCGCTGGAAAACCTGGCGTGGTACCAAGCGCTTAGCGGTGAAAAGGGAGATGATTATCAGCGTGAAGAAGCACTGGCGCAGGTAGGGCTTAGCGGCTTTGAAGATGTGCCTGCAGGCCAGCTTTCCGCAGGCCAGCAGCGGCGAGTGGCCCTTGCTAGGTTGACGCTCACCCAGCGGGCATTGTGGGTCCTGGATGAGCCTTTTACAGCAATTGACCGCCATGGAGTGGCAGCATTAGAAGCGCAGCTTGTTGCACATGCCAACGCGGGAGGCTGTGTATTAGTGACGACACATCATGAGTTAACCGCATCATCCGTGCTTAGGCGCGTTCAACTGGGGTAG
- a CDS encoding heme ABC transporter permease — MWAFINKLRSPKWFYSISAKLQPWFWAAAVLLLLVGTVWGLAFAPADYQQGNSFRIIYVHVPAAFLAQSIFVSMAISGLVFMVWKIKVADMAATVMAPLGAVMTFVALFSGAVWGVPTWGTWWMWDARLTSMLILLFLYLGVIALRGAFNSRDSGSRAASVLAMVGVINIPIIKYSVDWWYTLHQPASFTITGRSAMPMEMWAPLLIMVLGFYCFFIALTLMRTRSEILRRETNKRWVQELVEEVR; from the coding sequence ATGTGGGCCTTTATAAATAAACTGAGATCACCCAAGTGGTTCTACTCGATTAGCGCCAAGCTGCAGCCCTGGTTCTGGGCAGCGGCGGTGCTCTTGCTGCTGGTGGGAACCGTCTGGGGGCTGGCATTTGCTCCCGCGGACTACCAACAGGGCAATAGCTTTCGCATTATCTATGTCCACGTTCCTGCCGCTTTTTTAGCGCAATCCATTTTTGTATCGATGGCGATTTCAGGCTTGGTATTCATGGTCTGGAAAATCAAAGTAGCCGATATGGCAGCTACAGTGATGGCACCCTTGGGCGCTGTTATGACCTTTGTAGCGCTTTTTTCAGGCGCGGTATGGGGAGTTCCTACCTGGGGAACTTGGTGGATGTGGGACGCGCGCTTAACGTCCATGCTGATTTTGCTGTTTTTGTATTTAGGTGTCATTGCACTACGCGGCGCTTTCAATAGCCGCGATAGCGGCTCGCGAGCAGCATCAGTGCTAGCGATGGTGGGCGTGATTAATATTCCGATCATCAAATATTCAGTGGACTGGTGGTATACCCTGCACCAGCCTGCCTCGTTTACGATTACCGGACGCTCGGCAATGCCCATGGAAATGTGGGCACCACTGCTCATTATGGTGCTGGGTTTCTACTGCTTTTTTATTGCGTTGACCCTGATGCGTACACGCAGCGAGATACTGCGTCGTGAAACCAATAAGCGCTGGGTGCAAGAGTTAGTAGAGGAGGTGAGATAA